In one window of Vulpes vulpes isolate BD-2025 chromosome 1, VulVul3, whole genome shotgun sequence DNA:
- the CDK20 gene encoding cyclin-dependent kinase 20 isoform X1, producing the protein MDQYCILGRIGEGAHGIVFKAKHVETGEIVALKKVALRRLEDGIPNQALREIKALQEIEDNQHVVQLKAVFPHGAGFVLAFEFMLSDLAEVVRHAQRPLVQAQVKSYLQMLLKGVAFCHANNIVHRDLKPANLLISASGQLKIADFGLARVFSPDGSRLYTHQVATRWYRAPELLYGARQYDQGVDLWAVGCILGELLNGSPLFPGENDIEQLCCVLRILGTPSPQVWPEITELPDYNKISFKEQAPVPLEEVLPDASPQALDLLGRFLLYPPHLRISASQALLHQYFFTAPLPAHPSELPIPQRPGGPAPKAHSGPPHVHDFRVDRPLEESLLNPELIRPFIPEG; encoded by the exons ATGGACCAGTACTGCATCCTGGGCCGCATCGGGGAGGGCGCGCACGGCATCGTCTTCAAGGCCAAGCACGTGGAG ACCGGGGAGATCGTGGCCCTCAAGAAGGTGGCCCTGCGGCGGCTGGAGGATGGCATCCCCAACCAGGCCCTGCGGGAGATCAAGGCGCTTCAGGAGATCGAGGACAATCAGCAC GTGGTGCAGCTGAAGGCTGTGTTCCCTCACGGCGCGGGCTTTGTGCTGGCCTTCGAGTTCATGCTGTCGGATCTGGCTGAGGTGGTGCGCCATGCCCAGAGGCCACTGGTCCAGGCGCAGGTCAAGAGCTACCTGCAGATGCTGCTCAAGGGTGTCGCATTCTGTCATGCCAACAACATCGTGCATCGG GACCTGAAACCAGCCAACCTGCTCATCAGTGCCTCAGGCCAGCTCAAGATAGCGGACTTCGGCCTGGCCCGGGTCTTTTCCCCAGATGGCAGCCGTCTCTACACGCACCAGGTGGCCACCAG GTGGTATCGAGCCCCTGAGCTACTGTATGGCGCCCGCCAGTATGACCAGGGTGTCGACCTATG GGCTGTGGGCTGCATCCTGGGGGAATTGCTGAACGGGTCGCCTCTGTTTCCTGGGGAGAATGATATCGAACAGCTCTGCTGCGTGCTTCGGATCTTGGGCACCCCTAGCCCTCAAGTCTGGCCG GAGATCACGGAGCTGCCCGATTACAACAAGATATCCTTCAAGGAGCAGGCGCCTGTGCCCCTGGAGGAGGTGCTGCCTGATGCGTCTCCCCAGGCCTTGGACTTGCTGGGGCGGTTCCTTCTCTACCCCCCACACCTGCGCATTTCTGCCTCCCAG GCCCTCCTGCACCAGTACTTCTTCACAgctcccctgcctgcccacccctcGGAGCTGCCGATTCCCCAGCGCCCAGGGGGACCTGCCCCCAAAGCCCACTCAGGGCCGCCCCACGTCCATGACTTCCGTGTGGACCGGCCTCTCGAAGAGTCGCTGTTGAACCCGGAGCTGATTCGGCCCTTCATTCCAGAGGGCTGA
- the CDK20 gene encoding cyclin-dependent kinase 20 isoform X2: protein MDQYCILGRIGEGAHGIVFKAKHVETGEIVALKKVALRRLEDGIPNQALREIKALQEIEDNQHVVQLKAVFPHGAGFVLAFEFMLSDLAEVVRHAQRPLVQAQVKSYLQMLLKGVAFCHANNIVHRDLKPANLLISASGQLKIADFGLARVFSPDGSRLYTHQVATRWYRAPELLYGARQYDQGVDLWAVGCILGELLNGSPLFPGENDIEQLCCVLRILGTPSPQVWPVCRSSWRSRSCPITTRYPSRSRRLCPWRRCCLMRLPRPWTCWGGSFSTPHTCAFLPPRPSCTSTSSQLPCLPTPRSCRFPSAQGDLPPKPTQGRPTSMTSVWTGLSKSRC, encoded by the exons ATGGACCAGTACTGCATCCTGGGCCGCATCGGGGAGGGCGCGCACGGCATCGTCTTCAAGGCCAAGCACGTGGAG ACCGGGGAGATCGTGGCCCTCAAGAAGGTGGCCCTGCGGCGGCTGGAGGATGGCATCCCCAACCAGGCCCTGCGGGAGATCAAGGCGCTTCAGGAGATCGAGGACAATCAGCAC GTGGTGCAGCTGAAGGCTGTGTTCCCTCACGGCGCGGGCTTTGTGCTGGCCTTCGAGTTCATGCTGTCGGATCTGGCTGAGGTGGTGCGCCATGCCCAGAGGCCACTGGTCCAGGCGCAGGTCAAGAGCTACCTGCAGATGCTGCTCAAGGGTGTCGCATTCTGTCATGCCAACAACATCGTGCATCGG GACCTGAAACCAGCCAACCTGCTCATCAGTGCCTCAGGCCAGCTCAAGATAGCGGACTTCGGCCTGGCCCGGGTCTTTTCCCCAGATGGCAGCCGTCTCTACACGCACCAGGTGGCCACCAG GTGGTATCGAGCCCCTGAGCTACTGTATGGCGCCCGCCAGTATGACCAGGGTGTCGACCTATG GGCTGTGGGCTGCATCCTGGGGGAATTGCTGAACGGGTCGCCTCTGTTTCCTGGGGAGAATGATATCGAACAGCTCTGCTGCGTGCTTCGGATCTTGGGCACCCCTAGCCCTCAAGTCTGGCCGGTTTGCAGGAGTTCCtg GAGATCACGGAGCTGCCCGATTACAACAAGATATCCTTCAAGGAGCAGGCGCCTGTGCCCCTGGAGGAGGTGCTGCCTGATGCGTCTCCCCAGGCCTTGGACTTGCTGGGGCGGTTCCTTCTCTACCCCCCACACCTGCGCATTTCTGCCTCCCAG GCCCTCCTGCACCAGTACTTCTTCACAgctcccctgcctgcccacccctcGGAGCTGCCGATTCCCCAGCGCCCAGGGGGACCTGCCCCCAAAGCCCACTCAGGGCCGCCCCACGTCCATGACTTCCGTGTGGACCGGCCTCTCGAAGAGTCGCTGTTGA